Proteins from a genomic interval of Flammeovirgaceae bacterium SG7u.111:
- a CDS encoding GDCCVxC domain-containing (seleno)protein: protein MKILTKSVITCPKCGYQKEEEMPMNACQFFYECENCKTVLKPQEGDCCVYCSYGSVKCPPIQQNKSCC, encoded by the coding sequence ATGAAAATTCTAACCAAATCAGTCATCACTTGTCCAAAATGTGGCTACCAAAAAGAAGAGGAAATGCCTATGAACGCCTGCCAGTTTTTTTACGAATGTGAAAACTGCAAAACAGTTCTCAAACCTCAAGAAGGCGACTGCTGCGTGTATTGCAGCTATGGATCGGTCAAATGCCCGCCCATTCAACAAAACAAGAGCTGTTGTTAA
- a CDS encoding polysaccharide deacetylase family protein: protein MKTIIIAFVTLISLNAFSQEKKVCITVDDLPTVTYRSLDKELNVEITQKLVAIFDQYKIPAIGYVNEKKLYHGNLLDPSQVKLLELWLENGYELGNHTFSHLNYHQVPFETFTKDLLKGEKITKELAAKYDLEYKYFRHPYLRSGERKGQSDSLKHFLAEHGYTEAPVTIDNEDYLFAKAYGLAHLRGDSVQMKQIGEAYLKYMEEKLFFYEKLSNDLLGRNIQHILLVHASLLNADYLGKLAAIYQKNGYTFVSQTEVLTDPAYLSEVTRFGDWGISWIDRWALSQGKKGNFFKGDPITPGFIQELSK, encoded by the coding sequence ATGAAAACTATAATCATAGCTTTTGTTACCCTTATTAGCCTTAATGCATTTTCTCAAGAAAAAAAGGTTTGCATCACGGTAGACGATCTTCCTACTGTTACCTACCGTAGCTTAGACAAGGAGCTAAACGTGGAAATCACCCAAAAGCTCGTTGCTATTTTTGACCAATATAAAATCCCAGCAATTGGGTATGTAAACGAGAAAAAGCTGTATCACGGCAACTTGCTCGACCCAAGTCAGGTAAAACTCTTAGAACTGTGGCTAGAAAATGGGTACGAATTGGGAAACCACACTTTTTCCCACCTCAACTACCACCAAGTACCCTTCGAAACCTTTACGAAAGACCTGCTGAAAGGGGAAAAAATCACCAAAGAACTGGCTGCAAAATACGATTTGGAATACAAGTACTTCAGACATCCTTACCTCAGAAGTGGGGAACGAAAGGGGCAATCCGACTCGCTAAAACACTTTCTGGCAGAACACGGCTACACAGAAGCCCCAGTCACTATCGACAACGAAGATTATTTGTTTGCCAAAGCCTATGGGCTCGCTCACCTGCGTGGAGATTCGGTGCAGATGAAACAAATTGGCGAAGCTTATTTGAAGTACATGGAAGAAAAGCTGTTCTTTTACGAAAAGCTTTCCAACGATTTGCTTGGGCGAAATATACAGCACATTTTACTGGTGCACGCCAGCTTGCTCAATGCAGATTATTTGGGTAAACTAGCCGCAATCTATCAGAAAAACGGCTATACTTTTGTATCGCAAACAGAAGTGCTTACCGATCCTGCCTACCTCAGTGAAGTTACGAGGTTTGGCGATTGGGGTATCTCTTGGATTGATAGGTGGGCACTGAGCCAAGGAAAAAAAGGCAACTTTTTCAAAGGAGATCCTATTACGCCTGGTTTTATCCAAGAACTCAGTAAATAA
- the hisD gene encoding histidinol dehydrogenase, translating into MQTIIHPDKKDWAELLKRPVMDLAEIEQKVAPVLSDVKENGDAALRKYSELFDKVTIEEFEVSKSEMERAEMQLDNELIAAIKRAKNNIEKFHLIQKELVKKVETMPGVLCWRKSVGIDKVGLYIPGGTAPLFSSVLMLGIPAKIAGCKEIVLCTPPGKNGKIHSAILYSAHLVGITKVFKVGGAQAVAAMAYGTESIPSVYKIFGPGNQYVTAAKQLVTKHGIAIDMPAGPSEVAIIADKQANPEFIAADLLSQAEHGIDSQVLLVTDSEAIVEPVLKAVRSQLNYLPRKEFASKALENSKIIVAKSLDETVEIINAYAPEHLIISLDFAEEVGERITNAGSVFLGHYTPESVGDYASGTNHTLPTNGYAKAFSGVSLDSYVKKITFQHISKTGMKQLGDTVETMAAAEELMGHKNAVTVRLKAIKKEE; encoded by the coding sequence ATGCAAACGATAATACACCCTGATAAAAAAGACTGGGCGGAACTGCTCAAGCGTCCCGTGATGGATTTGGCAGAGATAGAACAAAAGGTCGCTCCTGTACTCTCCGATGTGAAAGAAAATGGTGACGCTGCCCTCCGCAAATATTCCGAATTGTTCGATAAAGTAACTATTGAAGAGTTTGAGGTAAGTAAAAGCGAAATGGAGCGTGCAGAAATGCAACTCGACAACGAACTAATAGCCGCCATAAAAAGGGCAAAAAACAACATTGAAAAATTCCACTTGATACAAAAGGAATTGGTAAAAAAGGTAGAGACCATGCCTGGAGTTCTTTGCTGGAGAAAAAGTGTGGGGATTGACAAAGTTGGGCTGTACATCCCTGGCGGAACTGCGCCACTGTTTTCATCTGTACTTATGCTCGGCATCCCTGCAAAAATTGCCGGTTGCAAAGAAATAGTGCTCTGCACCCCTCCCGGTAAGAATGGTAAAATCCACTCTGCTATTTTGTATTCGGCACATTTGGTAGGAATCACCAAAGTATTTAAAGTAGGCGGTGCACAAGCTGTTGCAGCCATGGCATACGGCACGGAAAGCATTCCTTCGGTGTATAAAATATTTGGCCCTGGCAACCAATATGTAACCGCAGCCAAGCAGCTAGTCACTAAACATGGGATTGCTATAGACATGCCCGCTGGTCCTTCGGAAGTAGCCATTATTGCCGATAAGCAGGCTAACCCCGAGTTCATTGCAGCCGATTTGCTTTCCCAAGCAGAACACGGTATTGATAGCCAAGTGCTTTTGGTAACAGACAGCGAGGCTATTGTAGAACCTGTCCTAAAAGCGGTAAGAAGTCAACTGAACTATTTGCCTCGGAAAGAGTTTGCTTCTAAAGCTTTGGAAAACAGCAAGATTATTGTGGCAAAGTCGCTTGATGAAACCGTTGAAATCATCAATGCCTATGCTCCAGAGCACCTCATCATTTCCCTCGATTTTGCTGAGGAAGTTGGCGAGCGGATCACCAATGCAGGGTCGGTATTTTTGGGACATTATACTCCTGAATCGGTTGGGGACTATGCTTCAGGAACGAACCATACCCTACCGACCAATGGTTATGCTAAGGCTTTCAGCGGAGTATCGCTCGATAGCTACGTGAAGAAAATCACCTTCCAACACATCTCCAAAACAGGGATGAAACAGCTAGGCGATACCGTAGAAACTATGGCTGCCGCCGAAGAACTAATGGGACACAAAAATGCCGTTACGGTTAGGTTGAAAGCAATTAAGAAAGAAGAGTAA